One window of Sporocytophaga myxococcoides DSM 11118 genomic DNA carries:
- a CDS encoding polymer-forming cytoskeletal protein: protein MKLPSLIIPVFNLIILFFPLLSPYSNPALAGDYKNGDVVIIDTSTSRDQYVSSKKLVSKAVISGDLYAAAQSISIEDTIKGDLVTAAETIDVKSVLNDDFRAAARNININSIIKGDVILFANEVYISKGSIIHGDLTVYAGSIFCEGVIKGNLIIKGGTISLGGNIDGNTRIEGGKLRINAVLNGRAEIAAQNFTVGSNAFFKDNVRYWKEGGPLKVSPKVHSGRFDYDNSLAAHNQKNDTSFQSGFIFLIWHIFFAILMFIILTYIWPASFQSTGVYLAKTPIKSLGYGLIYFILFPFAIFLLFISIIGIPIAVLLFFIYLFSISCGLVVTSLAIANMGNYKLQKHWSKWMLLLTAIIILILLHVILLIPFIGFLIIALLTCAAYGGLLLKFMDKRNQTRVSF, encoded by the coding sequence ATGAAACTACCCTCTTTAATCATCCCGGTTTTCAACCTCATTATTTTATTCTTCCCCCTATTATCCCCTTATTCAAATCCTGCCCTTGCCGGTGATTATAAAAATGGGGATGTCGTTATCATTGACACTTCTACTAGCAGAGATCAATATGTTTCCTCCAAAAAACTTGTTTCCAAGGCAGTTATAAGCGGCGACTTATATGCGGCAGCACAAAGCATTTCAATTGAAGACACCATAAAGGGAGATCTCGTAACAGCAGCTGAAACAATAGACGTAAAAAGTGTATTGAATGATGACTTCAGAGCTGCAGCGAGAAACATCAACATCAACAGTATCATTAAGGGAGATGTAATACTATTTGCAAACGAAGTATATATCAGCAAAGGCAGTATTATCCATGGTGATCTTACTGTATATGCAGGAAGCATATTTTGTGAAGGAGTCATCAAAGGTAATCTTATCATTAAAGGTGGGACCATATCTCTAGGTGGAAACATTGATGGTAATACCAGAATTGAAGGAGGGAAACTCCGAATCAATGCAGTATTGAATGGACGTGCTGAAATTGCAGCACAAAATTTTACAGTTGGTTCCAATGCTTTTTTTAAGGATAATGTCAGATACTGGAAGGAAGGAGGACCACTAAAAGTTTCCCCCAAAGTTCATTCCGGACGCTTTGATTACGACAATTCCTTGGCAGCACACAATCAAAAGAACGATACTTCATTCCAATCTGGATTCATCTTTCTTATCTGGCATATCTTTTTTGCGATATTGATGTTTATCATTCTCACATATATCTGGCCTGCATCTTTTCAGAGCACCGGAGTATATCTTGCTAAGACACCAATAAAAAGCCTGGGATATGGACTTATTTACTTCATATTATTTCCATTTGCGATTTTTCTTCTGTTTATAAGTATTATCGGCATACCAATCGCTGTACTTCTATTCTTTATCTATCTCTTTAGTATTTCCTGCGGACTTGTCGTTACATCCCTTGCCATTGCCAATATGGGGAATTATAAGCTACAGAAGCACTGGAGTAAATGGATGCTTTTATTAACAGCCATTATTATCCTGATACTACTTCATGTGATCTTGCTGATTCCGTTTATAGGATTTCTAATTATTGCTCTACTTACATGTGCAGCCTATGGAGGACTGCTTTTAAAATTCATGGACAAGAGAAATCAGACGAGGGTTAGTTTTTAA
- a CDS encoding rod shape-determining protein, with the protein MLNLNFNKEKSFAIDLGNNNTLLTDKNNVLLSEPSYIVLNRYNNSLKAVGGEAYDMFEKTHENLKAVKPMKGGVIADFHSAEKMLGGLVEKIFPSKLPFRGFDHIISGIPYYATEVERRALRDALEQFNSRKKYLIFEPLAAAMGMGLNIEEPDGKFIVDIGGGITEIVVISLSGIVSFNSIRTAGDTFDEEIQDHFRRNYNLAVGLKTAEQIKIRIGAVREDIDNPPAPLTIKGKDLVTGIPITKKIDYKEIFSVIDKSVTKIENTIVQTLETCPPELASDIYYNGIHVTGGNALLRGLKERFEARIQVPVHIDYNAFFSVSKGIAQILQKPENFNHVLMA; encoded by the coding sequence ATGTTAAATTTAAACTTCAACAAAGAAAAAAGTTTTGCCATTGACCTTGGCAATAATAATACTTTACTAACAGACAAGAATAATGTCTTATTATCAGAACCTTCCTACATTGTTTTGAACAGATATAACAATTCTCTCAAAGCTGTTGGTGGTGAGGCATATGATATGTTTGAAAAAACACATGAGAACCTTAAGGCTGTAAAACCAATGAAAGGTGGTGTAATAGCAGACTTTCATTCTGCAGAAAAAATGCTTGGAGGGCTTGTTGAGAAGATCTTCCCTAGCAAATTGCCTTTCAGGGGTTTTGACCACATTATATCGGGAATCCCTTATTATGCGACCGAAGTGGAGAGAAGAGCTTTACGCGATGCTTTGGAGCAATTTAATTCCAGAAAAAAATATCTTATTTTCGAGCCTTTGGCTGCTGCAATGGGCATGGGATTGAATATTGAAGAACCTGACGGAAAGTTTATTGTTGACATTGGAGGAGGCATCACTGAAATCGTCGTGATTTCCTTATCCGGTATCGTATCATTTAATTCAATCAGAACAGCTGGAGATACTTTTGACGAAGAAATTCAGGACCATTTCAGGAGGAATTATAACCTTGCGGTGGGGCTTAAAACTGCAGAGCAGATAAAGATCCGCATTGGGGCAGTTCGTGAAGATATCGACAATCCTCCTGCTCCTCTCACTATCAAGGGTAAAGACCTTGTTACAGGAATTCCCATAACAAAAAAAATCGACTACAAAGAAATCTTTTCTGTTATTGATAAATCAGTTACAAAAATAGAGAATACCATCGTTCAAACCTTAGAAACCTGTCCTCCGGAACTTGCTTCCGATATCTATTACAATGGAATTCATGTAACAGGTGGAAATGCTTTGTTAAGGGGTTTGAAGGAAAGATTCGAAGCCCGTATTCAAGTGCCAGTGCATATTGATTATAATGCCTTTTTCTCGGTTAGCAAAGGGATTGCTCAAATACTTCAAAAACCTGAAAACTTTAATCATGTACTAATGGCTTAA
- a CDS encoding HdeD family acid-resistance protein, producing the protein METSVSRYERRVRWMAALKGLVLILLGVVALFYPIATILTFAIYVGITTLVTGFIITIAAIVNHRVNGWGWALAEGILDIIFGIVLLSYPFMTALIFPIMVGFWIFFGGVLQISTSIAYRSEVKSWWLGLIFGIAAIMFAFWILYSPATSALALTFVVGIFAMVFGLYYIINAITHKRIAF; encoded by the coding sequence ATGGAGACTTCTGTATCGAGATATGAGAGAAGGGTGCGGTGGATGGCTGCCTTAAAAGGACTCGTTCTTATTCTATTAGGTGTTGTAGCTTTGTTTTACCCAATCGCAACAATACTTACATTTGCAATTTATGTTGGTATTACTACATTAGTGACAGGCTTTATTATAACTATTGCAGCAATTGTGAATCATAGGGTTAATGGTTGGGGATGGGCTCTTGCTGAAGGTATTTTGGATATAATTTTCGGAATAGTGCTATTGTCGTATCCATTTATGACAGCTTTAATATTTCCAATAATGGTGGGATTCTGGATATTCTTTGGAGGTGTTCTTCAGATATCTACTTCAATTGCCTACAGGTCTGAAGTTAAAAGCTGGTGGTTAGGACTGATATTTGGAATAGCGGCTATTATGTTTGCTTTCTGGATATTGTATTCACCTGCAACTTCGGCGCTAGCGCTTACTTTCGTTGTCGGAATCTTTGCAATGGTGTTTGGATTATATTATATTATTAATGCTATTACTCATAAGAGGATTGCATTCTAG